In a single window of the Oscillospiraceae bacterium genome:
- a CDS encoding DUF6591 domain-containing protein: MKKIICLFFAAAVSLSMVSCGILDKIGDIGGIFGKKSTAAQSTGSVSQCVSIFDTANGEVDFKSVFAGSIATKLSSLSDNDKQKIIDEGKKEGVNVIFNSNGSTVFISENGDEATQNADGSWTEKNGDGSISQIGGAWPSNNLTKLLPKPDFGTLTAANTSSAEFTATYTGVSLDDAKAYVEKIKSKGFTSEQKLTDQKLFGVTVYLYEATDSSSSLISVGLTSGIFVISLNKAK; this comes from the coding sequence ATGAAAAAAATCATTTGTTTGTTTTTTGCTGCGGCTGTTTCTCTTTCCATGGTATCCTGTGGAATTCTTGACAAGATCGGAGATATTGGCGGTATTTTCGGCAAAAAAAGCACTGCCGCGCAAAGCACCGGCTCTGTATCACAATGCGTATCAATATTTGATACCGCAAATGGCGAGGTTGATTTCAAATCGGTATTCGCAGGCAGCATAGCAACAAAGCTTTCTTCTCTTTCTGACAATGATAAGCAAAAAATCATTGATGAAGGCAAAAAAGAAGGGGTCAATGTTATATTCAACAGCAATGGATCCACCGTTTTCATAAGCGAAAACGGTGATGAAGCCACACAGAATGCCGATGGATCATGGACTGAAAAAAATGGCGATGGCTCGATCAGCCAAATCGGTGGCGCATGGCCGTCCAACAACCTCACAAAGTTGCTTCCGAAACCCGATTTCGGCACTCTTACCGCCGCTAATACTTCGAGTGCAGAATTTACCGCCACATACACAGGTGTAAGCCTTGATGACGCCAAAGCCTACGTTGAAAAAATCAAATCCAAGGGCTTTACAAGCGAACAGAAGCTCACCGACCAAAAACTGTTTGGTGTAACCGTTTATCTTTATGAGGCGACCGATTCTTCAAGCAGTTTGATATCTGTCGGATTAACCTCAGGTATTTTTGTAATATCGTTAAATAAAGCTAAATGA
- a CDS encoding ATP-binding protein, with protein sequence MEFQQLLSYVRRAVQDYDMISDGDRILVGVSGGKDSLALVRALRALSDFYPKKFTICAATIDMGFENTDFEAVNKYCAEIGVEHSIIKTELGKLIFDVRKEHNPCALCSNMRRGALVNACKASGANKLALGHHMDDIVDTFLLNLLYIGKIETFQPVTFLDRSGVTVIRPLIYVQEKKLNGYINKYSVPVMKSPCPADKKTSREDVKRALNLLSESVPGMSSVKVKIFGAIKKSGINGYHE encoded by the coding sequence ATGGAATTTCAGCAATTATTGAGCTATGTACGCCGTGCTGTACAGGATTATGATATGATCTCCGACGGTGATCGCATTCTCGTGGGAGTATCGGGTGGCAAGGATTCGCTTGCTCTTGTCAGAGCATTGCGTGCTTTATCGGATTTTTATCCTAAGAAATTCACGATCTGTGCCGCCACGATCGATATGGGATTTGAAAACACCGATTTTGAAGCCGTGAATAAATACTGTGCCGAAATCGGCGTCGAACACAGCATAATTAAAACTGAACTCGGAAAGCTTATTTTTGATGTGAGAAAAGAACATAACCCGTGTGCGTTATGCTCTAATATGAGACGCGGCGCGCTTGTCAACGCATGTAAAGCGTCCGGAGCGAATAAGCTGGCGCTTGGTCATCATATGGACGATATAGTCGACACGTTTTTATTGAATCTTTTATATATAGGTAAAATAGAGACATTCCAGCCGGTGACGTTTCTCGACCGCAGCGGAGTCACAGTAATCCGTCCTCTTATTTATGTACAGGAAAAAAAGCTCAATGGGTATATCAATAAATATTCTGTTCCTGTTATGAAAAGTCCCTGCCCGGCAGATAAAAAAACCTCACGCGAGGATGTAAAACGCGCTTTAAACCTGTTGTCAGAATCCGTTCCCGGAATGTCGTCAGTGAAAGTAAAAATATTCGGAGCGATTAAAAAATCCGGAATTAACGGATATCACGAATAA
- the hisZ gene encoding ATP phosphoribosyltransferase regulatory subunit, producing MSDNNINAKSKLLLLPDGMRDIVYDEALLYDGITGGLSALYEKSGYKRIITPSIEYYDAFGAACHIASESMYKFTENNGNLVVLRADNTTPIARVAATKLASAAEISPQRLCYSQSIFRANSDYTGRRSEMLQSGVEIIGESGMKADLLCISTALDALASLGLDYKLEIGHVGLYNALVENLALSEEEKRVIRKYVERKNFVSLNFTADEKLKSTYEIIKRIPLLFGTSEVFEEAAAVAGDNIKAVSAIDYARDMYDILCAAGYADNILLDFGIVHEIDYYSGIVFRGYVEGAAEAVLRGGRYDGFIKNFDRDLCATGFAVNVCLVADAMKKLGRTPKYAPCDVILHFDASGFFEAKKLFEKLTSEGRHPEYSKFDDVKSTAEYALLNGIPDVAVISGGKVSYL from the coding sequence ATGTCTGATAATAATATAAACGCAAAAAGCAAGCTTCTTTTACTCCCCGACGGCATGAGAGATATTGTTTATGACGAAGCTTTGCTTTACGACGGAATAACAGGAGGGCTTTCCGCTCTGTATGAAAAAAGCGGATACAAAAGGATTATCACACCGTCAATCGAATATTATGATGCGTTCGGCGCGGCATGCCATATCGCAAGCGAAAGCATGTATAAATTCACCGAAAACAATGGAAATCTCGTTGTGCTGAGAGCCGACAACACGACACCGATAGCGCGTGTTGCCGCCACAAAACTTGCCTCGGCCGCCGAAATCAGTCCGCAGAGGCTGTGCTATTCTCAAAGCATCTTCCGCGCAAACTCTGATTATACCGGCCGACGCAGCGAAATGCTCCAAAGCGGCGTGGAGATAATCGGTGAAAGCGGAATGAAAGCCGACCTTTTATGCATTTCGACCGCGCTTGATGCTCTTGCTTCTCTCGGACTTGATTATAAGCTTGAAATAGGACATGTCGGATTGTATAACGCACTTGTCGAAAATCTTGCTCTTTCCGAAGAAGAAAAAAGAGTAATCAGAAAATATGTCGAAAGAAAAAATTTTGTTTCACTTAATTTTACAGCTGATGAAAAGCTGAAAAGCACGTATGAAATAATTAAGCGGATTCCGCTTTTGTTTGGCACGTCCGAAGTGTTCGAAGAGGCTGCCGCTGTTGCCGGAGATAATATAAAAGCTGTATCAGCGATTGATTATGCGAGAGACATGTACGATATTCTTTGTGCCGCAGGATATGCCGATAATATACTGCTTGATTTCGGAATCGTCCACGAGATAGATTATTACAGCGGAATTGTTTTCCGCGGATATGTCGAGGGCGCCGCGGAAGCGGTATTGCGCGGTGGCAGATATGACGGCTTTATAAAAAATTTCGACCGAGATCTGTGCGCTACCGGCTTTGCTGTAAATGTATGCCTTGTCGCGGATGCCATGAAAAAGCTAGGCAGAACGCCGAAATATGCGCCATGCGATGTGATATTACATTTTGACGCCTCTGGCTTTTTCGAAGCCAAAAAGCTTTTTGAAAAATTGACATCGGAGGGCAGACATCCGGAATATTCAAAATTTGACGATGTAAAATCGACAGCCGAATACGCATTGCTTAACGGAATACCAGATGTTGCCGTCATATCCGGGGGAAAGGTAAGTTATTTATGA
- the hisG gene encoding ATP phosphoribosyltransferase yields the protein MIRVALTKGRIEEQAVDLFEKAGYDVSQLRSKGRRLLFTLGDEHVEVVLAKAADVLTYLEHGACDVGIVGEDTIMEYNKPLYELMDLGFGKCHFALAGLKGHNFYEGYEHKKIATKYPNVAKAYFAEKGMNVEIVKIEGSVELAPILKLSDAIVDIVETGKTLRENGLEVYEEIAPVSARLAVNTASIKLKKAEIDSLVSRVSAVVGENK from the coding sequence ATGATAAGAGTCGCGCTTACAAAGGGACGTATAGAGGAACAGGCGGTTGATCTGTTTGAAAAGGCCGGTTATGACGTTTCACAGCTTCGTTCAAAGGGTCGCCGGCTGCTTTTTACACTCGGGGATGAGCATGTTGAGGTGGTTCTGGCGAAGGCGGCAGACGTGCTGACATATTTAGAGCACGGTGCGTGCGATGTGGGCATAGTCGGCGAAGACACGATAATGGAATATAACAAGCCTTTATATGAGTTGATGGATCTCGGCTTCGGAAAATGCCATTTTGCTCTGGCAGGTCTGAAGGGGCATAATTTCTATGAAGGATACGAGCATAAAAAAATAGCAACCAAATATCCCAATGTCGCGAAAGCGTATTTCGCAGAGAAGGGTATGAACGTTGAGATTGTTAAAATCGAAGGAAGTGTCGAACTTGCTCCTATTCTGAAGCTTTCCGACGCTATAGTCGATATAGTTGAAACTGGAAAAACGCTGAGAGAAAACGGACTCGAGGTATATGAAGAAATTGCGCCGGTTTCGGCACGGCTTGCGGTAAACACCGCGAGCATAAAGCTTAAAAAAGCGGAAATTGACTCTCTTGTCTCCCGTGTTTCCGCGGTTGTCGGAGAAAATAAATAA
- the hisD gene encoding histidinol dehydrogenase, which translates to MLKICGNENELFDRLALRTAESDSAVSSVSEIIENIRRGGDTALSEYSFKFDGIKRSSLFLSEEEKDEALNMLPEGFYGVLERAAENIKFFHEKQKRVGFSEFRDGKLIGQRILPLGRVALYVPGGTASYPSTVLMNAIPASVAGVRDIVIATPPKAVGINPAVIAAAKICGIKDILCAGGAQAIAALAYGTESVKRVDKIVGPGNLYVATAKRLVFGTVDIDMIAGPSEVLVIADGTAVPEYVAADLLSQAEHDPMAASVLLTDSEKLVEEVCAALEAQLEKLSRRDIAARSINSYGSALICKNITEACRISDAVAPEHLEICTENPFSDYENIHNAGSVFLGQYSPEPFGDYCAGPNHVLPTNGTARFSSPLGVDSFIKRQSFLYASKQALTVAHDDIVRFAEYEGLGAHANAVKIRFGG; encoded by the coding sequence ATGTTAAAGATATGCGGAAATGAAAATGAGCTTTTTGACAGGCTTGCTCTGCGCACCGCCGAATCTGATTCGGCTGTTTCATCTGTTTCAGAAATAATTGAAAACATAAGGCGCGGCGGAGACACGGCTCTGAGCGAATATTCGTTTAAATTCGACGGAATAAAGAGATCATCGCTGTTTCTTTCCGAAGAAGAAAAGGATGAAGCGCTTAATATGCTTCCGGAAGGATTTTACGGAGTATTGGAGAGGGCGGCTGAAAATATTAAATTTTTTCATGAAAAGCAAAAGCGGGTCGGCTTTTCCGAATTCAGGGACGGAAAGCTCATCGGACAGCGGATTCTTCCGCTCGGTCGTGTGGCGCTGTATGTGCCGGGCGGCACCGCGTCATATCCGTCAACCGTGCTGATGAATGCCATACCGGCTTCGGTCGCCGGAGTCCGCGATATAGTTATTGCGACCCCGCCGAAGGCTGTCGGAATAAACCCGGCTGTAATTGCCGCGGCAAAAATATGCGGAATTAAAGACATCCTCTGCGCTGGCGGAGCTCAGGCAATTGCCGCTCTTGCATACGGAACCGAAAGTGTAAAGCGTGTTGATAAAATTGTGGGTCCGGGAAACCTGTATGTCGCGACGGCAAAACGTCTTGTGTTCGGAACGGTGGATATCGATATGATAGCAGGTCCGAGCGAAGTGCTTGTGATCGCGGACGGTACAGCCGTTCCGGAATATGTCGCCGCCGATCTGTTGAGCCAGGCGGAGCATGATCCTATGGCGGCATCCGTTTTACTTACGGATTCCGAAAAGCTCGTAGAAGAGGTTTGCGCCGCATTGGAAGCACAGCTTGAGAAGCTTTCACGCCGCGATATTGCCGCACGTTCGATAAATTCCTATGGCTCAGCGCTCATATGTAAAAATATAACCGAGGCATGCCGGATATCCGATGCCGTCGCTCCTGAGCATCTGGAAATATGTACTGAAAATCCGTTTTCAGATTATGAAAACATTCATAACGCGGGTTCTGTTTTTCTTGGTCAATATTCACCCGAGCCGTTCGGTGATTACTGTGCCGGACCAAATCATGTGCTGCCGACAAACGGCACGGCGCGTTTTTCATCTCCACTCGGGGTGGACAGCTTCATAAAGCGACAGAGCTTTTTATACGCGTCAAAACAGGCGCTGACCGTTGCGCATGACGACATAGTCCGTTTCGCCGAATACGAGGGGCTCGGAGCTCACGCGAATGCCGTTAAAATCAGATTCGGAGGCTGA
- a CDS encoding histidinol-phosphate transaminase: MTQYIPENIRSMEEYKPNSGVFRIRLDANESPFPLSGGLKKKIESAVGGIMFNRYPDPGSEALISAFADRFNVDKSLVTAGNGSDELISLVFQSFTKYDDAVLTAMPDFSMYSFYPEVLGRRVIRYEKKYDRIDYDELYGLIRRENIKLIMFSNPCNPTGQLENAGEIAALASECGCIVVCDEAYMEFSSKNESLLDRVSKFDNLIVLKTMSKAFGIASLRVGFAVTNKLFADTLKKIKSPYNVNSLSQEIARIILTDGYGELKAGYMAISKEKFLLSSEIEKLCPALDANQLKTETNFVVIDTPRAAKIFNGLADAGIAVRYFGGDSPRLRITCGSPEENRELLSALRKIGLNNNERTGSKK, encoded by the coding sequence ATGACACAATATATACCGGAAAATATCCGGAGCATGGAGGAATATAAACCAAATTCCGGAGTGTTCCGCATCAGGCTCGACGCAAACGAATCACCATTCCCGCTTTCTGGCGGGTTGAAAAAGAAAATAGAATCAGCAGTCGGCGGAATAATGTTCAACCGTTATCCGGATCCCGGTTCTGAAGCGTTGATATCGGCTTTTGCCGACAGATTCAATGTGGATAAATCGCTTGTCACCGCGGGCAACGGTTCGGATGAGCTTATTTCACTGGTGTTTCAGAGCTTTACAAAATATGACGATGCCGTATTGACGGCCATGCCGGATTTTTCAATGTATTCATTTTATCCCGAAGTACTGGGGCGCCGTGTGATCAGATACGAAAAAAAATACGACAGGATTGATTATGACGAGCTGTACGGACTGATCAGGCGTGAAAACATAAAGCTGATTATGTTCTCTAATCCCTGTAATCCGACCGGACAGCTTGAAAACGCCGGGGAAATTGCCGCTCTCGCGTCTGAATGCGGCTGTATTGTCGTATGCGATGAAGCATATATGGAATTTTCATCAAAAAACGAATCGCTTCTTGATCGTGTGAGCAAATTTGACAATCTCATAGTGCTTAAGACAATGTCAAAAGCATTCGGCATAGCATCACTCAGGGTCGGATTTGCCGTTACCAACAAGCTGTTTGCCGATACCTTGAAAAAGATAAAAAGCCCGTATAACGTCAATTCGCTTTCACAGGAAATCGCACGCATCATTCTCACCGACGGATACGGAGAGCTAAAAGCGGGATATATGGCTATTTCGAAAGAAAAGTTTTTATTGTCCTCAGAAATTGAAAAGCTCTGTCCCGCGCTTGACGCGAATCAATTGAAAACAGAGACAAACTTTGTTGTTATAGATACTCCTCGGGCGGCGAAAATATTTAACGGGCTTGCGGACGCGGGCATAGCCGTGCGGTATTTCGGAGGCGATTCGCCCAGATTAAGGATAACATGCGGCTCACCGGAAGAGAACAGAGAGCTTCTTTCGGCGCTGCGCAAAATCGGACTGAATAACAATGAAAGGACGGGATCAAAAAAATGA
- the hisB gene encoding imidazoleglycerol-phosphate dehydratase HisB gives MIQSSPVRLERNTRETRISASLGISDSGKGKFEGTSGIGFFDHMLNSFCVHGGFEFIATIEGDTFVDCHHTVEDTGIVLGSLFDMLLDDRSGIARFGNAFVPMDEALAFCAADISGRPFLVFDDGGYIKAHSVGGYDTEISEEFFRAFAFNAKLTLHLRLQYGSNAHHCIEALYKAAARAIKQACNLGAAGILSAKGVL, from the coding sequence ATGATACAATCGTCTCCGGTAAGGCTTGAAAGAAACACGCGTGAAACGCGGATATCCGCCTCTCTCGGGATATCGGATTCCGGAAAAGGTAAATTTGAAGGCACATCCGGTATTGGATTCTTTGATCATATGCTCAATTCCTTCTGTGTTCATGGCGGATTCGAATTTATTGCGACGATAGAAGGAGACACGTTCGTCGATTGTCATCACACGGTGGAGGATACGGGAATAGTGCTTGGATCGCTTTTTGATATGCTTCTGGATGACAGATCCGGTATAGCTCGCTTTGGAAACGCGTTTGTGCCTATGGACGAAGCGCTCGCGTTTTGTGCCGCCGACATATCGGGAAGGCCGTTTCTCGTTTTTGATGACGGCGGTTATATAAAGGCTCATTCTGTCGGCGGTTACGATACGGAGATTTCTGAGGAATTCTTCCGCGCGTTTGCGTTCAACGCAAAGCTGACGCTGCATCTGCGTCTGCAATATGGCTCGAATGCGCATCATTGCATCGAAGCTTTATACAAAGCCGCCGCCCGCGCGATAAAACAAGCGTGTAATTTGGGTGCCGCCGGCATACTGTCAGCTAAGGGTGTTTTATGA
- the hisH gene encoding imidazole glycerol phosphate synthase subunit HisH has protein sequence MKTIGVIDYGMGNLHSVINALEFIGVPVFVSSDKNELEKSSALILPGVGAFGDASKILSDTGLDSFIVSQAEKKPLLGICLGMQLLFEYSQEFGYHRGLGLIKGGVIKLAANEKSVDFRIPHMGWNKLVITPNSAGCPLLQNVADGSFVYFVHSYKACAGKDNLVAYTEYGEIISAVVQNKAVYGTQFHPEKSEEVGLEILRSFFKSV, from the coding sequence ATGAAAACCATAGGTGTTATAGATTACGGAATGGGAAATCTCCACAGTGTGATAAACGCCTTGGAATTTATCGGCGTACCGGTATTCGTATCATCTGATAAGAATGAGCTGGAAAAGTCATCCGCATTAATTCTCCCGGGTGTCGGCGCGTTCGGTGACGCTTCAAAGATACTGTCAGATACGGGGCTTGACAGCTTCATCGTATCACAGGCGGAGAAAAAGCCCTTGCTTGGTATATGCCTCGGAATGCAGCTGTTGTTTGAATACAGCCAAGAATTCGGATATCACCGGGGGCTCGGGCTGATAAAAGGCGGCGTCATAAAGCTCGCCGCGAATGAAAAAAGCGTTGATTTCAGAATTCCGCACATGGGCTGGAACAAGCTCGTTATAACGCCAAACTCCGCTGGATGTCCGCTTTTACAAAATGTCGCGGACGGCTCATTTGTATATTTCGTGCATTCTTACAAAGCCTGTGCGGGCAAAGACAACCTTGTCGCCTATACGGAATACGGCGAAATTATATCCGCGGTTGTACAAAACAAAGCTGTATACGGTACTCAGTTTCACCCTGAAAAGAGTGAGGAAGTAGGGCTTGAGATACTGCGGAGCTTTTTCAAATCGGTATAA
- the hisA gene encoding 1-(5-phosphoribosyl)-5-[(5-phosphoribosylamino)methylideneamino]imidazole-4-carboxamide isomerase yields MIILPAIDILGGECVRLLKGEYGTAHRVAMDIFSAADNFVSRGAEYIHMVDLDGAKSGKPENNAVIIETARRNNVPVEVGGGIRDFDSVRLYAESDVNIKRIILGSAALTNPEFVKRAAGIYGDRIAVGIDAKDGYVKINGWAKESTTDYITLARLMEQAGVGNIIYTDINRDGTLLGPDLNGLKALSEAVKIKITASGGIRDISDILELKKLGLYGAICGKSLYSGTLSLEEAIAMSK; encoded by the coding sequence ATGATAATATTACCGGCAATCGATATACTCGGCGGAGAATGCGTACGCCTATTAAAAGGAGAATACGGAACTGCGCACCGGGTGGCCATGGATATATTTTCGGCAGCGGATAACTTCGTATCACGCGGGGCTGAATATATTCATATGGTCGATCTGGACGGTGCGAAAAGCGGTAAACCGGAAAACAACGCAGTTATTATTGAAACGGCCCGGCGCAATAATGTGCCTGTGGAGGTGGGAGGCGGCATACGTGATTTTGATTCCGTACGTCTGTACGCCGAATCCGATGTAAATATAAAAAGAATAATTCTCGGCTCCGCCGCTCTCACCAATCCTGAATTTGTAAAACGCGCCGCGGGTATTTACGGAGACAGGATTGCCGTCGGAATCGACGCGAAAGACGGATATGTGAAAATTAACGGCTGGGCAAAGGAATCGACAACAGACTATATAACTCTTGCTCGGCTTATGGAACAGGCCGGAGTCGGCAATATCATATACACCGACATTAACCGTGACGGAACGCTGCTTGGTCCTGATTTGAACGGGCTTAAGGCTCTGTCCGAAGCGGTAAAAATAAAAATCACCGCCAGCGGAGGGATCCGCGACATATCCGATATTCTCGAATTGAAAAAACTCGGACTGTATGGCGCAATATGCGGAAAATCTCTTTACAGCGGTACGCTGTCGCTTGAAGAAGCTATAGCTATGTCAAAATAA
- the hisF gene encoding imidazole glycerol phosphate synthase subunit HisF produces MLTKRIIPCLDVKDGRVVKGVNFVNLRDAGDPVETARYYNTQGADELVFLDITASSDMRRTIVNVVERTAREIFMPLTVGGGIRTVDDFKEILRAGADKVAVNSAAVLDKAVISRAADKFGSQCVVAAIDAKRVTLPGGETSYRVFINGGRIETELDAIEWACEVEALGAGEILLTSMDTDGTKDGFDIPLTAIISEKVKIPVIASGGGGSCSHFYDVFLKTRASAALAATLFHYRELTIAEVKNYLNEKGVPVRI; encoded by the coding sequence ATGCTTACCAAGAGAATTATTCCTTGCCTTGACGTAAAAGACGGCAGAGTAGTTAAGGGCGTCAATTTCGTGAATCTGCGCGACGCCGGAGATCCTGTTGAAACAGCGCGCTATTATAACACTCAGGGTGCAGACGAGCTTGTCTTTCTCGATATAACAGCCTCAAGCGATATGCGCAGAACGATTGTCAATGTGGTGGAGCGCACCGCACGCGAAATTTTTATGCCTCTGACCGTAGGAGGAGGAATCCGGACAGTAGACGATTTCAAGGAAATTCTACGAGCCGGAGCGGACAAGGTCGCAGTTAATTCGGCGGCCGTGCTCGACAAAGCGGTCATATCCCGTGCCGCTGACAAATTCGGAAGTCAATGCGTAGTCGCCGCAATAGACGCAAAGCGTGTCACGCTTCCCGGTGGAGAAACATCATACCGCGTTTTTATAAACGGCGGGCGAATCGAAACGGAGCTTGACGCCATAGAATGGGCTTGCGAGGTCGAAGCTCTCGGCGCAGGAGAAATACTTCTCACTTCCATGGATACAGATGGGACGAAGGACGGATTTGACATACCGCTGACCGCCATTATTTCGGAAAAGGTAAAAATTCCTGTAATAGCTTCCGGCGGCGGCGGTTCTTGCAGCCATTTTTATGACGTTTTTTTAAAGACGCGGGCTTCTGCCGCTCTCGCCGCGACTTTGTTTCACTACAGGGAGCTGACCATAGCCGAGGTTAAAAACTATTTGAATGAAAAGGGGGTTCCTGTAAGAATATGA
- the hisI gene encoding phosphoribosyl-AMP cyclohydrolase encodes MNKNTNENENKNKNENEESIPDAYIDKGAGLSKLFIKSELIPAIIREQSTGDILMLAYMNEESLKKTLETGKTWFYSRSRSKLWNKGETSGHFQYVREIRYDCDFDTLLITVKQIGPACHTGEKSCFFNILYKSEDENL; translated from the coding sequence ATGAATAAGAATACGAATGAAAATGAAAATAAAAATAAAAATGAAAATGAAGAATCAATTCCGGACGCATATATTGATAAAGGCGCCGGGCTTTCAAAGCTTTTCATTAAGTCAGAGCTTATACCGGCGATAATCCGCGAGCAAAGCACCGGTGATATTCTGATGCTCGCTTATATGAACGAAGAATCATTGAAAAAGACGCTTGAAACAGGAAAAACATGGTTTTACAGCCGCTCGCGTTCAAAGCTCTGGAACAAGGGCGAAACATCCGGACACTTTCAATATGTGCGTGAAATACGATATGACTGTGACTTCGATACGCTGCTTATCACAGTGAAGCAGATTGGCCCTGCGTGTCACACCGGTGAAAAAAGCTGCTTTTTCAACATACTATACAAATCGGAGGATGAAAATTTATGA
- the hisE gene encoding phosphoribosyl-ATP diphosphatase translates to MKDTLTSLYSVVENRKTNPEEGSYTCYLFDKGLDKILKKVGEETAETIIAAKNGSNEELKNELCDLIYHLMVLMVERGLPLTEVLGELDERSAKIGNLKKMKAVDKNT, encoded by the coding sequence ATGAAAGATACTCTCACATCGCTTTATTCCGTTGTTGAAAATAGGAAGACAAATCCCGAGGAAGGATCGTATACCTGCTATTTATTCGACAAAGGACTGGACAAAATACTTAAAAAGGTCGGGGAAGAAACGGCAGAAACGATTATTGCCGCAAAAAACGGCAGCAATGAGGAATTGAAAAACGAATTATGTGATCTTATATATCATCTCATGGTGCTTATGGTCGAACGCGGACTTCCGCTGACCGAAGTGCTCGGAGAGCTTGATGAACGAAGCGCGAAAATCGGCAATTTAAAAAAGATGAAAGCCGTTGATAAAAACACCTGA
- the infC gene encoding translation initiation factor IF-3, which yields MNEQIKTAQVRLVGPEGEQLGIVSAKEALRQAYDKGFDLVEIAPTAKPPVCKIMDYGKFCFESEKKEKESRKKQIIVDIKEVKMTCRIGQHDFDTKINHAKRFLGDGDKVKFTVVFSGREMHHTDIGFDVLKNVQEACAEYGAVEKQPSLDGRYMTMIVAPKQKV from the coding sequence ATAAACGAACAAATCAAAACCGCTCAGGTTCGTCTTGTCGGACCGGAGGGTGAACAGCTCGGCATCGTTTCCGCAAAAGAGGCATTGAGGCAGGCATATGACAAAGGCTTTGACCTTGTCGAAATTGCTCCCACCGCAAAGCCGCCCGTATGCAAAATAATGGACTATGGAAAATTCTGCTTTGAAAGCGAGAAGAAAGAAAAAGAATCTCGCAAGAAGCAAATAATCGTAGACATAAAAGAAGTCAAGATGACCTGTCGCATCGGTCAGCATGACTTTGATACTAAAATTAACCATGCGAAACGATTCTTGGGCGACGGAGACAAGGTGAAATTTACCGTTGTGTTTTCCGGACGGGAAATGCACCACACGGATATCGGCTTTGATGTATTGAAAAACGTACAAGAGGCGTGTGCGGAATATGGCGCAGTTGAAAAACAGCCTTCGCTGGACGGGCGATATATGACCATGATAGTCGCACCGAAGCAAAAAGTATAA
- the rpmI gene encoding 50S ribosomal protein L35 → MGKIKSHKATAKRFTVTKSGKVKLSHQGRRHKLGKMSTKRKRALRKAGYISSTNAATIKKIIPYA, encoded by the coding sequence ATGGGCAAGATCAAATCGCATAAGGCAACAGCGAAAAGATTTACCGTAACTAAAAGCGGCAAAGTTAAACTGAGCCATCAGGGAAGACGCCATAAGCTTGGCAAAATGTCAACAAAACGCAAGAGAGCCCTCCGTAAGGCGGGATATATCAGCAGCACGAACGCGGCTACAATCAAAAAAATTATCCCGTACGCATAA
- the rplT gene encoding 50S ribosomal protein L20: MARVKGAMMTRKRRNKTLKLAKGYWGAKSKHFKMAKQAIMKSGNYAFTGRKQKKRDFRALWITRISAQAKVNGMNYSTLMHGLKLAGIDLNRKMLAELAVNDKDTFAALCVKSKAAKA, from the coding sequence ATGGCAAGAGTAAAAGGCGCGATGATGACGCGCAAAAGAAGAAATAAAACTTTAAAGCTCGCAAAAGGATATTGGGGCGCTAAGAGTAAACACTTTAAAATGGCCAAACAGGCCATAATGAAGAGCGGCAACTATGCATTTACCGGCAGAAAGCAGAAAAAGAGAGATTTCCGCGCTCTTTGGATCACGAGAATTTCCGCTCAGGCTAAAGTAAACGGAATGAATTATTCTACCCTGATGCATGGATTAAAGCTTGCCGGCATCGACCTCAACAGAAAGATGCTTGCCGAGCTCGCAGTTAACGACAAGGACACCTTCGCTGCTCTCTGCGTTAAATCAAAGGCGGCAAAGGCGTAA